Within Vicia villosa cultivar HV-30 ecotype Madison, WI linkage group LG1, Vvil1.0, whole genome shotgun sequence, the genomic segment AAAAAAACGTTTTAGAATAAATGAAACTGAAGGAAATAATCAATTACAAAAAATCCAATATGCATAATATATAGCAACTATATGAGATTTATTTCTTCCCATGCTCTCTTTCTTCCTCCCTCTTCCAATTCACCAAGAGTTGGAGAAATTTCATAACCTGCATGaatgaaattataatttattattataatcacACTTTTTCTTAGTCCACTTTTATAAGACCCACAAGACAATTATTAAAATTAGAAGAAGACATTGAAATAGTATTGGCATTTATACCTCATTGGTGTCTCTGAGAGAGTAAAAAGCATTGCTTTCTTTTCCCACTGATGAAACCAATATCCCATAACCTATATTGCTCTCCCTCAGTACCTTAAATGCATCTTCATCagttttatcatctccaatgtaTATGGGAAGTACATCATTTCTATCAGTTAAGCCTGCACATTACAATTTTTAACATCATTAAACACCTTGTAATGCAAGGTATATAAATACAATGCATATTAAGAGGAAAAGAGAGGGATTCTTACCTAGTGATTCAAGTAAAAATTCAACAGCTTTTCCTTTGTTCCAGTCAATTACAGGACGAATTTCTAAAACCTATCACAGCATAGGTAAAATGTTTATGATGTTAGCAAGTTGAAGTACACTATAAGAGCATGGACAGACTTGAGTTACAAGTTACTAAAAATTGGAAAGTTAAAAAATTATGAATAGAACAGATTTTATATATATTGTTAAAAAAAGTGTACATAATATTATACCTTCCGTCCATGAGTTGAACGTAAACGAGGGTAATTTTTTAACATATCATGGACACGTTGCCCGATCATTGTCCAATTCTACAATCAATTCAAAATAGGGTAAATAATCAAAACATCAAATGGGATTGAAAATTATAAAGAGATCAATGATCAAGTCATCATGGTTGGGGTAATCGTTAATTCTTACATTCTCTTCTACGTTACGGTAATGTACAGAAGCGCAAAACTTGTGATTTTCAACTTTTGCGCCTTCAATATCTTTAGTAATCTCAATGAGGGTTTTAAAAACCTGCATGAAAACATTTCATCATTAATTTCTGTTACGCTCGTCAAAGAATGAACATAAGTCATCAATTATAGGTTTGGAGATAGAATTTTCACCTCATCGATCATAGGAAGGAATTCTCTTGCCGGCTGAAAGAGAGTTATCTCCTTTCCCTGTCACATTCAAATGCAAAGACTATGTCAACTTGTGAAGTCAATGAAACTTAACCTATGAAAGATCACATCCTAAATAATGGAAAGGTATCGTTAACCGACATGTATCTTATACGGATTCTTAATAACCCTCATATACTTTCAACAATTACCTCATGGTCAGTAGACTTAACACAATTTGGATGGTTTATGGACAGAGTGTCACTAACAGGGCCAATAATGTCCATCCCATGACTACCGGCGTAGTAGAGTTCTGTTAGTTTAACTAAATCAAAAACCTGAAAATGCAGTAGCCAAACCTTCTACACTTAATAAatctgataaaaaaaatattttaactcaGTACTAAATCAGATTGAACAACTTTGAAATACCTTATCACGACTTCTTCCACTAATGATTGCTGTTGGGAAATACTTTGCCACTTTTCTCACAGTTTTTCGCATCTAAACATTATTTTGAGAGAGTAAAATAATGTACATAACACTCAAAATTAATGAACAAAGGAGTTATAGTGATGCATTACTTACAGGTTCAGACATGAAAGCACTATCTGGATCCTCTACTATAGGTGAAAGTGTGCCATCATAATCAAGAAACATTGCAATCTTCTTATCCTTTGCACAGTCGAtgattttctcaaaagcttctAGTGCTGAAGGATATCCTTGCTGGAAAAATCGAATATTGTAAGTTAATTATGACACGCTATAGAATTATAGAGAgaaattaattgaaataaaacataGAAATTAATTAGTAGCAATTAATCATACCATCCATAAATTATAATCCTCAACGTCGTAGTCAAATGAAGCAACTTGAGCACTCGAACCTTTAAGTATAGACTTTTTCCTTGGAGGTGAAGATGCTTTCATTGCATCCAACCAACCGTTAGACCTAACATCATCAAGACTTCccatatttttctttgaattGGATTTCGAGTACTTCCCTGGAGAGAGTGGTGGTGAATCTTGCTGTGAACAAGCTAACAAACTAGAATGGATTCCAAGCCTTGACTTGTTGGTAGGAACAGGATCGCTACGAATTGGAGAAGCATGAGAAGGCTTCAAATCCATTTCACCTAATTAGACTACCTAAAGGGTATGTAACTATGTATGAACAGAAGTATGAAAAAAAGTTTGTGCGCAATATTATGATGTATCTTTGGCTTAACCAACTCTTTTGTCGATGAAAAACCAACGCTTTAATGTTTTATTGTCACTGCTATTGTGTGTGATGTCCATCAAGCACAAGTTACCCTGAAACTTAACAaagaaagaaaattgatttttgttacgAAAGTCAAATAAATATGCAA encodes:
- the LOC131605989 gene encoding probable trehalose-phosphate phosphatase F yields the protein MDLKPSHASPIRSDPVPTNKSRLGIHSSLLACSQQDSPPLSPGKYSKSNSKKNMGSLDDVRSNGWLDAMKASSPPRKKSILKGSSAQVASFDYDVEDYNLWMQGYPSALEAFEKIIDCAKDKKIAMFLDYDGTLSPIVEDPDSAFMSEPMRKTVRKVAKYFPTAIISGRSRDKVFDLVKLTELYYAGSHGMDIIGPVSDTLSINHPNCVKSTDHEGKEITLFQPAREFLPMIDEVFKTLIEITKDIEGAKVENHKFCASVHYRNVEENNWTMIGQRVHDMLKNYPRLRSTHGRKVLEIRPVIDWNKGKAVEFLLESLGLTDRNDVLPIYIGDDKTDEDAFKVLRESNIGYGILVSSVGKESNAFYSLRDTNEVMKFLQLLVNWKREEEREHGKK